In one Candidatus Nanopelagicus limnes genomic region, the following are encoded:
- a CDS encoding phosphomannose isomerase type II C-terminal cupin domain, which yields MLEKSERPWGRYEVLQEAANYKVKSIHVSPGKRLSYQRHQKRSEHWYVTQGSGEVTLDGKIQPVIAGSIIQVPQGMLHRISNTGSTELIFIEVQTGSYFGEDDIERVEDDFGR from the coding sequence ATGCTAGAAAAATCAGAGCGCCCGTGGGGTCGGTATGAGGTGTTGCAGGAAGCTGCCAATTACAAAGTTAAATCCATTCATGTCTCCCCTGGGAAAAGACTTTCATATCAACGTCATCAAAAACGTAGTGAGCATTGGTATGTAACGCAAGGAAGTGGTGAAGTCACTTTAGATGGCAAGATCCAACCAGTAATTGCAGGTTCAATTATCCAAGTTCCCCAAGGCATGTTGCACCGAATTAGCAATACCGGCAGCACCGAATTAATTTTTATTGAAGTTCAAACTGGTAGCTATTTTGGTGAGGATGATATTGAACGTGTTGAGGATGATTTCGGTCGCTAG
- a CDS encoding aminotransferase class IV produces the protein MKLLVNGKVVTEPLTLPFSLSFIRGDGLFETILGIDEKIIAWQRHYERLVKSAEKLLITIPAKIDIEVGINQLLKGVIGKSRIRVAALADGNWLVVVEPVESSDKLPSLIKMNQVINSNSPLSGVKSISYGQSMLAVRTAQSRGYSDGVYLNENADVVETGSANIIILKDGKFITPALESGCLPGITRQMLIKDFAVTEGLFNWDQLLESDAVFLCSSIRLLTPVAKVEDKLFESSELGVKLIGEFDQHIRSKIEV, from the coding sequence ATGAAGCTACTTGTAAATGGCAAGGTAGTAACTGAGCCATTAACATTGCCTTTTTCACTCTCCTTTATTCGCGGGGATGGGTTATTTGAAACAATTCTAGGAATAGATGAAAAAATTATTGCTTGGCAACGTCATTATGAACGATTGGTAAAGAGTGCTGAAAAACTCTTGATCACTATCCCAGCAAAAATTGATATTGAGGTCGGGATTAACCAGTTATTAAAAGGTGTGATCGGGAAGTCTCGTATTCGAGTTGCAGCTCTCGCTGATGGCAATTGGTTAGTTGTGGTGGAGCCGGTGGAGAGTTCAGACAAGTTACCGAGCCTGATAAAAATGAATCAGGTTATAAATTCAAACTCGCCATTATCTGGCGTTAAATCAATCTCATATGGCCAATCGATGTTGGCTGTTCGCACCGCACAATCTCGTGGTTATAGTGATGGAGTATATCTAAATGAAAATGCTGACGTGGTGGAGACGGGCTCGGCAAACATCATTATTTTAAAAGATGGAAAATTCATCACCCCTGCGTTGGAATCTGGCTGCTTACCTGGGATTACTAGGCAAATGTTGATCAAAGATTTTGCTGTAACAGAAGGATTATTTAATTGGGATCAACTTTTAGAATCTGATGCGGTGTTTCTGTGCTCTTCAATTCGATTATTGACGCCAGTTGCCAAGGTTGAGGATAAATTATTTGAAAGCAGCGAATTAGGTGTGAAATTAATTGGTGAATTTGATCAACACATCAGGAGTAAGATAGAGGTATGA
- the pgsA gene encoding phosphatidylinositol phosphate synthase: MIGKPTMGIMLQRSLRDPVAKIIAPFVKILIKLRISANLISTIGGVGSVCSALYFFPKGDFFLGVIWVAAFVLFDLFDGAVARASNKGVSKWGAVLDSTLDRLSDAAIFVGALLFFIKIDDRLVPLFLITAVASFMVSYIKARAESLNIVCNGGIAERSERLIIALTAYGLHGLEVDYAMAIGLWILALLSVFTMAQRMMIVYKAVK, encoded by the coding sequence ATGATTGGTAAGCCTACGATGGGAATTATGTTGCAGCGTTCATTACGTGATCCTGTCGCCAAAATTATTGCCCCATTTGTCAAAATTCTGATCAAACTGCGAATAAGCGCCAATTTAATATCAACTATTGGTGGAGTTGGCAGTGTTTGTAGCGCACTTTATTTCTTCCCCAAAGGTGATTTTTTCCTTGGAGTTATTTGGGTGGCAGCTTTTGTGCTCTTTGATCTATTTGATGGCGCAGTTGCTAGGGCGTCAAATAAAGGAGTCAGTAAATGGGGCGCAGTCCTAGATTCAACTCTTGATCGTTTAAGTGATGCGGCCATTTTTGTTGGTGCATTACTTTTTTTCATTAAAATTGATGACAGATTAGTTCCACTATTTTTGATAACAGCAGTTGCATCTTTTATGGTTTCATATATCAAGGCTCGGGCAGAATCCTTAAATATCGTTTGTAATGGCGGCATTGCCGAACGTAGTGAGCGTTTGATAATTGCTTTAACTGCATATGGATTACACGGCTTAGAGGTTGATTATGCGATGGCTATAGGGCTTTGGATTCTAGCTTTACTCTCAGTTTTTACTATGGCACAAAGAATGATGATTGTTTATAAAGCGGTGAAGTAA
- a CDS encoding class I mannose-6-phosphate isomerase codes for MSNYIAKASKLPSNQFDHFYKGGNRIGKLRNGPGGPMRPEEWIASTTTRFGETVNGLSKLENGQLLRDVIASDPNNWLGEKHIAKFGASTEILVKLLDPDQRLPVHYHPNVSFAKENLHMNHGKTEAWIILDAPVGAKVGIGFKEKMNKADVAAMVANHDSAGLLKSLVFKEVKAGDAIFVPAGVVHAIESGIFVLELQEPTDLSILLEWDGFAVDGDKDGHLNLGFDTALDALRLTPLSMDELKVIITKFDIGGQRSGAIFNSVANPFFRADYLTADHAKIESGFGIFLALSGEGSMIFDNDQPLEIKQGDAVVIPYSAGGFTLSDCSGVLSRPPAV; via the coding sequence ATGAGCAATTACATCGCCAAAGCATCGAAATTACCCTCAAATCAGTTTGATCATTTCTATAAGGGGGGAAACCGAATCGGAAAATTGCGCAACGGTCCGGGCGGACCAATGCGACCAGAGGAGTGGATAGCTTCTACCACCACCAGGTTTGGTGAAACAGTTAATGGACTCTCAAAATTAGAGAATGGGCAATTACTACGGGATGTAATCGCATCTGATCCTAATAATTGGTTAGGCGAAAAACACATTGCCAAGTTCGGTGCGTCTACTGAGATTCTGGTCAAACTTTTAGATCCGGATCAAAGATTGCCGGTTCATTACCATCCAAATGTGAGTTTTGCTAAAGAGAATCTGCATATGAACCACGGTAAAACTGAAGCCTGGATAATTTTGGATGCACCAGTGGGCGCGAAAGTTGGAATTGGTTTTAAAGAGAAGATGAACAAGGCTGATGTCGCAGCAATGGTGGCAAATCATGATTCGGCTGGCTTATTGAAATCTTTAGTTTTCAAAGAGGTTAAAGCAGGAGATGCGATATTTGTGCCTGCCGGAGTCGTGCATGCAATTGAGTCTGGAATTTTTGTTTTAGAGCTGCAAGAGCCAACTGATTTATCAATTCTGCTTGAGTGGGATGGATTTGCAGTTGATGGTGATAAGGATGGGCATTTAAATCTTGGCTTTGATACTGCTCTAGACGCACTCCGGCTTACACCCTTAAGCATGGATGAATTGAAAGTGATAATTACAAAGTTTGATATTGGTGGGCAAAGAAGTGGTGCGATATTTAATTCAGTAGCTAATCCATTTTTTAGAGCTGACTATTTAACTGCCGATCATGCGAAGATTGAATCAGGTTTTGGAATCTTTTTAGCACTCTCTGGTGAGGGCTCGATGATTTTTGATAATGATCAACCGTTAGAGATTAAGCAAGGGGATGCGGTAGTGATTCCATACAGTGCTGGTGGATTTACATTAAGTGATTGTTCTGGAGTTTTATCTAGACCACCTGCTGTTTAA
- the thrS gene encoding threonine--tRNA ligase has protein sequence MSAQIKITVDGVSKEIASDQKPTHLFSEQSDVVVCRINGELKDLWSDLAEGDQVESVKISSEDGLNVLRHSTAHVLAQAVQEVFADTKLGIGPPIRDGFYYDFDPKTPFTPADLEKLESAMRKIIKAGQRFRRRVTTEKEALVELKNEPYKCELIGLKGNTAGDDSNVEVGGSVLTIYDNLGRDGNPVWSDLCRGPHLPSTKHIPAFKLMRAAGAYWRGSEKNPMLQRIYGTAWPTQEAQDAYLHLLEEAEKRDHRKLGAELDLFSFPEEIGSGLAVFHPKGGVIRRAMEDYSRKRHEEEDYQFVYSPHLTKAALFETSGHLQWYADGMYPPMVMDEELHADGTIKKPGQKYYMKPMNCPFHNLIFQSSPKSYRDLPLRLFEFGTVYRYEKSGVVHGITRARGFTQDDAHIYCTKEQMADELDSLLTFVLNLLRDYGLTDFYLELSTRNPEKSVGEDKDWQDATNALQQAAEKQKLELVLDPGGAAFYGPKISVQARDAIGRTWQMSTIQVDFQLPQRFDLGYAASDGSRKQPVMIHRALFGSIERFFGVLTEHYAGAFPPWLAPVQVRGIPVADSINPYLQDVIKQFKKSGIRADIDVSDDRMQKKVRNAQLEKIPFMMIAGDEDMAAKAVSFRYRNGEQKNQIPIQQAIDEVLASIKDRKQI, from the coding sequence ATGTCGGCACAGATCAAGATCACTGTAGATGGTGTATCAAAAGAGATTGCAAGTGATCAAAAACCAACCCATCTATTCAGCGAACAATCTGATGTGGTTGTTTGTCGGATCAATGGTGAGCTAAAGGATCTATGGAGTGATTTAGCAGAGGGTGATCAGGTGGAATCGGTCAAGATTTCATCAGAGGATGGATTAAATGTTTTGCGCCACTCAACCGCGCACGTTTTAGCCCAAGCAGTGCAAGAAGTTTTCGCAGATACTAAATTAGGAATTGGCCCACCGATTCGAGATGGCTTTTATTACGACTTTGATCCTAAAACTCCCTTTACACCTGCGGATTTAGAAAAACTAGAAAGTGCCATGCGCAAGATCATAAAAGCTGGCCAAAGATTTCGTCGTCGCGTAACTACTGAAAAAGAAGCATTGGTTGAATTAAAGAATGAACCGTATAAATGTGAATTGATTGGCCTTAAAGGAAATACAGCCGGTGATGACTCAAATGTTGAAGTTGGTGGATCGGTGTTAACGATTTATGACAACTTAGGTAGAGATGGCAATCCAGTATGGAGTGATCTATGCCGTGGTCCACATCTGCCCTCTACAAAACACATTCCAGCTTTCAAATTAATGCGAGCAGCAGGTGCTTATTGGCGCGGATCTGAGAAAAATCCAATGTTGCAAAGAATTTATGGAACCGCATGGCCAACTCAAGAGGCGCAAGATGCTTACCTACATTTATTGGAGGAGGCTGAGAAGCGGGATCACCGAAAACTTGGTGCAGAGTTAGATCTGTTTTCATTTCCGGAGGAGATTGGTTCTGGACTTGCCGTTTTTCATCCTAAGGGTGGAGTTATTCGCAGAGCGATGGAAGATTATTCTCGCAAGCGCCATGAAGAAGAGGATTATCAATTTGTTTACTCACCACATTTAACTAAGGCTGCATTATTTGAAACAAGTGGACATTTGCAATGGTATGCAGATGGAATGTATCCACCAATGGTGATGGATGAAGAATTACATGCAGACGGCACAATTAAAAAGCCAGGTCAAAAGTATTACATGAAGCCGATGAACTGCCCATTTCACAACCTAATATTTCAGTCCTCACCTAAGTCCTACCGCGATCTACCGTTGCGACTATTTGAGTTTGGCACCGTATACCGTTATGAAAAATCTGGCGTAGTACATGGAATCACTAGAGCTCGAGGATTCACTCAAGATGATGCACATATTTACTGCACAAAAGAGCAGATGGCAGATGAGCTAGATTCACTTTTAACCTTCGTACTAAATCTTTTAAGAGATTATGGATTAACTGATTTCTATTTGGAACTATCAACTAGAAACCCAGAAAAATCAGTGGGTGAAGATAAAGATTGGCAAGATGCTACTAACGCTTTGCAACAAGCGGCTGAAAAGCAAAAATTAGAGTTGGTATTAGACCCAGGCGGAGCCGCCTTTTATGGCCCAAAAATTTCAGTACAAGCAAGGGATGCGATTGGCAGAACTTGGCAGATGTCTACGATTCAAGTTGATTTCCAATTACCTCAAAGATTTGATTTAGGTTACGCCGCATCAGATGGCTCACGTAAGCAGCCAGTAATGATTCACCGAGCACTATTTGGATCAATTGAAAGATTTTTTGGTGTTTTAACTGAACATTATGCAGGTGCTTTCCCACCATGGCTGGCGCCAGTTCAAGTTAGAGGTATTCCAGTTGCAGATTCAATTAACCCCTACTTACAAGATGTGATAAAGCAATTTAAGAAATCTGGCATAAGAGCAGATATTGATGTATCTGATGATCGAATGCAGAAAAAGGTGCGCAACGCTCAACTTGAAAAGATTCCATTTATGATGATTGCAGGGGATGAAGACATGGCAGCGAAGGCAGTTTCCTTTAGATATCGAAATGGTGAGCAGAAGAATCAAATTCCTATTCAACAAGCAATCGATGAGGTATTAGCTTCAATAAAAGATCGCAAACAAATTTAA
- a CDS encoding phosphatidylinositol mannoside acyltransferase, with amino-acid sequence MYLLYLFAWKLIALLPEKSAYKLADHVSDRIYKKNGKGIKRLRTNYGRVMPEYSAQKLEELTKQGMRSYLRYWFDTFRLSKWSKNRIISTTQVIKENLLRDPVQAKQGCIVALPHAGNWDHAAAYFCSTGITLTAVVEKLKPEAIFKKFLAYRESIGIEAISHKEKTIPILTQRLQAGKLIALVADRDMSRNGIEVDFFGKTSKMPAGPAILAIKTGAPLITAYVRYLPGGIEIIFDETIKPTNSGSEEEQIKLITQSMADNFAKRIKEYPVDWHMLQRIWIDEEH; translated from the coding sequence ATGTATTTGCTCTATTTGTTTGCTTGGAAATTAATCGCCCTCCTACCTGAGAAATCAGCCTATAAATTAGCTGATCATGTTTCGGATCGAATTTATAAGAAAAATGGAAAAGGTATTAAACGACTTCGAACCAATTATGGTCGGGTGATGCCTGAGTACTCAGCGCAGAAGTTAGAGGAGTTAACAAAGCAAGGAATGCGTTCATACCTTCGGTACTGGTTTGATACTTTCCGCTTGAGTAAATGGAGCAAAAATCGAATCATTTCAACTACTCAAGTAATTAAAGAGAATTTACTTAGAGATCCGGTACAGGCTAAGCAAGGATGCATCGTGGCTTTGCCACACGCTGGCAATTGGGATCATGCGGCAGCATATTTTTGTTCAACCGGAATCACATTAACTGCTGTGGTTGAGAAGTTAAAGCCGGAGGCGATATTTAAGAAGTTCCTGGCCTACCGAGAAAGTATTGGAATTGAAGCTATAAGCCACAAAGAAAAAACCATTCCAATTCTTACCCAACGATTACAAGCTGGAAAACTAATTGCATTAGTTGCAGATAGAGATATGTCCAGAAATGGTATTGAGGTTGACTTCTTTGGTAAAACTTCCAAGATGCCTGCTGGGCCAGCGATTTTGGCTATAAAAACAGGTGCGCCATTAATAACAGCCTATGTGCGCTACCTGCCAGGTGGAATTGAGATAATTTTTGATGAAACCATAAAGCCAACTAATTCTGGAAGTGAAGAAGAACAGATTAAACTAATAACACAGTCGATGGCCGATAATTTTGCAAAGCGTATTAAGGAATATCCAGTTGATTGGCATATGCTGCAAAGGATTTGGATAGATGAAGAACATTAG
- a CDS encoding HIT family protein, with amino-acid sequence MSDQTISGGAGMPDSWQRLWAPHRMSYLEGENRPLPGNEIPCPFCRITNLSDEEALIVARGKEAYVVMNLYPYNAGHLLICTNRHVAELPDLSVTERNEVQELTAHAMKVLRKVSNAVGFNIGINQGAVSGAGIAGHLHQHVVPRWGGDANFMPIIGKTKVLPKLLQESRQQLAAAWDQI; translated from the coding sequence ATGAGTGATCAAACAATCTCTGGTGGAGCAGGGATGCCAGATAGTTGGCAAAGACTTTGGGCGCCACATCGAATGTCATATTTAGAAGGGGAAAACCGTCCTCTTCCAGGAAATGAAATACCTTGCCCATTTTGTCGAATCACTAATTTAAGTGACGAGGAAGCATTAATTGTCGCAAGAGGCAAAGAAGCATATGTAGTAATGAACTTATATCCATACAACGCAGGCCACCTTCTAATCTGCACTAATCGGCATGTAGCAGAGTTACCGGATTTGTCTGTAACAGAGCGCAATGAAGTGCAAGAGTTAACTGCACATGCAATGAAAGTACTTCGCAAGGTGAGTAATGCAGTTGGGTTTAACATTGGAATTAATCAAGGCGCAGTGTCAGGTGCTGGAATTGCCGGTCACTTACATCAGCATGTAGTACCAAGGTGGGGCGGGGATGCAAACTTTATGCCGATAATTGGTAAGACAAAAGTGCTGCCAAAGCTTTTGCAGGAAAGTAGGCAGCAATTAGCCGCGGCTTGGGATCAGATCTAA
- a CDS encoding chorismate-binding protein, with product MELSQATFWMAGRLATNCVEISNDPSSLDKPGFWAVVNTFEGQWFCARFANVIDAPLPVAEWQPIENDWQTSQNQTVYQKNVEVIKEKIAAGDIYQVNLCRILSSKSSQSLQGLANRLQADNPAPYASYLRLPGLEIASASPELFLERKDIVIKSTPIKGTSKVDNFGDKDRAENVMIVDLMRNDFGAICESGSVDVPRLLATQSHPGLFHLVSDVVGRLKPGIKWSEIAKALLPAGSISGAPKSSALKSIAEIEQTKRGPYCGVIGFVENDQALLSVGIRIFWSTGDDQIHFGTGAGITWASDPESEWEETALKAKRLISIASGVLV from the coding sequence ATGGAGTTATCGCAAGCTACCTTTTGGATGGCAGGTCGACTTGCCACTAATTGTGTTGAGATTTCAAATGACCCAAGCAGCCTAGATAAGCCGGGTTTTTGGGCGGTAGTAAATACCTTTGAAGGGCAATGGTTTTGCGCAAGATTTGCAAATGTAATTGACGCACCACTGCCAGTAGCAGAATGGCAGCCAATTGAAAACGATTGGCAAACATCTCAAAACCAAACTGTTTATCAAAAAAATGTTGAGGTGATCAAAGAAAAGATTGCTGCCGGAGATATTTATCAAGTTAATCTGTGTCGAATTTTATCTTCTAAATCATCCCAAAGTTTGCAAGGGTTAGCTAATAGATTGCAAGCAGATAATCCAGCACCATATGCCAGTTATCTAAGATTGCCTGGTCTTGAAATCGCTTCAGCCTCGCCAGAATTGTTTTTAGAGCGCAAGGACATAGTAATTAAATCCACACCCATAAAGGGAACTTCAAAGGTGGATAATTTTGGTGATAAAGATCGTGCTGAGAATGTGATGATCGTGGATTTAATGCGAAATGATTTTGGCGCTATTTGCGAAAGTGGCAGCGTTGATGTGCCAAGATTATTGGCCACCCAATCTCACCCTGGGCTGTTCCACTTAGTCTCCGATGTTGTTGGCAGATTAAAACCAGGAATTAAATGGAGTGAGATCGCCAAAGCTTTATTACCGGCCGGATCAATTAGTGGAGCACCAAAATCTTCTGCATTGAAAAGTATCGCTGAGATTGAGCAAACCAAACGTGGTCCATACTGCGGTGTGATTGGCTTTGTCGAAAATGATCAAGCATTACTTTCAGTTGGAATTCGTATTTTTTGGTCAACTGGTGATGATCAGATTCATTTTGGAACTGGAGCTGGCATTACTTGGGCAAGTGATCCAGAAAGTGAGTGGGAAGAGACGGCGCTTAAGGCAAAACGATTGATTTCAATTGCATCTGGAGTATTGGTATGA
- a CDS encoding glycosyltransferase family 4 protein, whose translation MKNIRIGMVCPYGWDTPGGVQTHIRDLAEHLIEEGHFVSVLTPISDDSVKHEDYVVNAGKPISIPVNGSVARVLFGPIASSRAKQWIASGDFDLLHLHEPAIPSLSLLACSAAEGPLVGTFHVSTPKKKAIYAIGPILEPIVEKLNARIAVSELARSTLKDHFDTDAVVIPNGIDGQKYANAKVNNEYSNGHTVGFIGRIEEPRKGLQVLIDSLSIVARFFPDVQFLVAGPGDSSEFTKKLNPQLKSRIKFLGLLSNEEKESFLKSVQIYVAPNTGSESFGIILTEALSAGTAVVASDIPAFKAVLENGGSGELFKNEDSADLAKVLVALLRDDDKRKRLGENGRLSAQKYDWQVVAEQIENVYEMAIAGGQRVTLASENRFWSRR comes from the coding sequence ATGAAGAACATTAGAATTGGAATGGTTTGCCCTTATGGCTGGGATACACCTGGGGGAGTGCAGACCCATATTCGTGATTTAGCAGAGCATTTAATTGAAGAAGGTCATTTTGTTTCAGTTCTCACGCCAATTTCTGATGATTCAGTAAAGCATGAAGATTATGTAGTAAATGCTGGCAAACCAATCTCGATTCCAGTTAATGGTTCGGTAGCTCGGGTTTTGTTTGGTCCTATTGCAAGTTCACGTGCGAAACAGTGGATAGCCAGTGGTGATTTTGATCTTCTTCACTTACATGAACCAGCAATACCTTCTTTATCTTTACTTGCTTGTTCCGCCGCAGAAGGTCCATTAGTTGGAACCTTCCACGTTTCAACTCCTAAGAAAAAAGCAATATATGCAATTGGACCAATTTTGGAACCAATCGTGGAGAAGTTAAATGCTCGTATAGCAGTTAGTGAATTAGCTCGATCAACACTTAAAGATCACTTTGATACAGATGCGGTGGTTATTCCAAACGGTATTGATGGTCAAAAATATGCAAACGCCAAGGTTAATAACGAATATTCAAACGGCCACACCGTTGGATTTATTGGCCGAATTGAAGAGCCTAGAAAAGGATTACAAGTATTAATTGATTCATTATCAATTGTGGCAAGGTTTTTCCCAGATGTTCAATTCTTGGTAGCAGGCCCAGGAGATAGTAGTGAATTTACAAAGAAGTTAAACCCGCAATTGAAAAGCCGTATTAAATTTCTAGGATTATTAAGCAATGAAGAAAAAGAAAGTTTCTTAAAATCTGTTCAGATTTATGTTGCACCAAATACTGGTAGCGAATCCTTTGGCATAATTTTAACTGAGGCACTCTCCGCTGGTACAGCAGTTGTTGCTAGTGATATACCTGCGTTTAAAGCTGTACTTGAAAATGGTGGATCTGGTGAATTGTTTAAAAATGAAGATTCAGCCGACTTAGCAAAGGTTTTAGTTGCGTTATTACGAGATGATGACAAACGTAAGCGATTGGGTGAAAACGGCAGATTAAGCGCGCAGAAATATGATTGGCAGGTAGTAGCAGAACAGATTGAAAATGTGTATGAAATGGCAATAGCTGGCGGTCAACGGGTAACTCTTGCCTCTGAGAATAGATTTTGGAGTAGGCGATGA
- a CDS encoding DUF3048 domain-containing protein — translation MKLARRLILLISLTVIMLSITGTSDLPKLSLAREEAKNFFTGLAGENKQILVVKIDDTNAAHPQIGIEDADLVYVEQVEGGLTRLAAIYTSKLPPLIGPIRSARISDIELLAQFGRVGFAYSGAQSKMRPVIAAANLENLSAERNPPSIYGKDPNRPGPVDMILKPDLLLERANTNPKIRIETATASVFTFGDAPKGETNTAIAKVSWPSAKYELRWDSVSKKWLIYFNEKPNIAANGQQLYADTAIIQLVSITPSIYGDKFGEITPFSKTTGSGKAVMLRDGFSYQISWQRNLETDVTTWKSADGGIANFKPGRTWIFLTDKVPVLTP, via the coding sequence GTGAAATTAGCACGACGCTTAATTCTTTTGATTTCATTAACTGTAATCATGCTATCCATTACTGGCACCTCTGATTTGCCGAAACTTTCATTAGCAAGGGAGGAAGCAAAGAATTTCTTCACTGGTCTTGCCGGAGAAAACAAACAAATTCTGGTTGTAAAAATCGATGACACAAACGCAGCACATCCTCAAATTGGAATCGAGGATGCTGATCTAGTTTATGTGGAACAGGTTGAGGGTGGTTTAACTAGATTAGCTGCCATTTACACATCAAAGCTTCCGCCTTTAATTGGGCCAATAAGGTCAGCTCGAATTTCAGATATTGAATTACTCGCCCAGTTTGGTCGAGTTGGGTTCGCATACAGTGGCGCTCAAAGCAAGATGCGACCGGTAATTGCAGCCGCAAATTTAGAAAATCTTTCAGCGGAGCGAAACCCACCTTCTATCTATGGAAAAGATCCTAATCGCCCAGGTCCAGTCGACATGATTTTAAAACCAGATTTGTTATTGGAACGAGCCAATACAAACCCGAAGATAAGAATAGAAACTGCTACCGCATCAGTATTCACTTTTGGTGATGCACCAAAGGGTGAAACAAATACTGCCATCGCTAAGGTTTCGTGGCCAAGTGCTAAGTATGAATTACGCTGGGATAGCGTAAGTAAAAAATGGCTAATATATTTCAACGAGAAACCAAACATTGCCGCTAATGGTCAACAGCTATATGCCGACACTGCAATTATTCAGCTCGTATCGATAACGCCATCTATTTATGGCGATAAGTTCGGAGAAATTACTCCGTTTAGCAAAACAACTGGAAGTGGCAAAGCAGTAATGCTGCGGGATGGTTTTAGTTATCAAATAAGCTGGCAACGTAATTTAGAAACTGATGTAACCACCTGGAAGAGTGCGGACGGCGGCATAGCCAACTTCAAGCCTGGCCGAACTTGGATTTTCTTAACCGATAAAGTCCCGGTTTTAACCCCGTGA
- a CDS encoding PGPGW domain-containing protein — MNPVLKRVLVGFIGGLITLVGVVALVAPGPGWLIIFTGLGILASEFAWAARVLTSAKGVASRAANAAKIKKKHQLMIIAGVIFLSLVLLVIWYEYTF, encoded by the coding sequence ATGAATCCAGTATTAAAGCGAGTTTTAGTTGGCTTTATTGGTGGCTTAATCACCTTGGTGGGTGTGGTTGCATTAGTGGCACCTGGACCTGGTTGGTTAATTATTTTCACTGGACTTGGTATTTTGGCTTCAGAGTTTGCATGGGCTGCGCGAGTTTTAACATCAGCTAAAGGAGTTGCGAGTAGGGCTGCGAATGCAGCAAAGATAAAGAAAAAGCATCAATTGATGATTATTGCTGGCGTTATATTCTTATCACTTGTTTTACTAGTTATTTGGTACGAATACACCTTTTAA